One segment of Gemmatimonadota bacterium DNA contains the following:
- a CDS encoding sugar ABC transporter ATP-binding protein yields the protein MESNLPNPYIEFDRITKRFPGVTALDKVTFGIEAGTCHAVVGENGAGKSTLGRILTGIYGLDGGQIRIDGRPVRLLEPGDALDLGIGMVHQELVFCENLSVAENLCLGNLPSRGGFVSDRKMEERARQLLSAIEVDMDVETAIGKLPVAQQQLVQIAAALGSGARVIVFDEPTSSLSHVEAERLRENIRHLKSKGVTSIYISHDLDEIFRLCDVVTVLRDGRHVATRPVAELDRPALINLMIGRTFEAYFPSHVDTEPGKEMLAVEDLSSPGRFEDVSFTVRSGEVLALAGLVGAGRTEVLQAVFGLDPMATGRISVSGRSARIRHPIDAMRSGIGLVPEDRKRFGLVLSLRVDQNIGLPTLASRSDFGWIRGSREEDLAREYVRRLSVRPGDVRYDTAGLSGGNQQKVVLAKWLAANCPILLIDEPTRGVDVGAKSEMHALIDQLAHEGTAIVLVSSELPEVLNLSTRILVLRSGRVAGELSRDEADQGAVMRMMAGV from the coding sequence ATGGAAAGCAACCTACCGAACCCCTATATCGAATTCGACCGGATCACCAAGCGGTTTCCAGGCGTGACGGCCCTCGACAAGGTGACCTTCGGCATCGAAGCGGGTACCTGCCATGCCGTGGTCGGCGAGAACGGCGCCGGCAAGAGCACGCTGGGCCGCATCCTGACCGGCATTTACGGCCTCGACGGCGGACAGATCCGCATCGACGGCCGGCCCGTGCGGCTTCTGGAACCGGGAGACGCCCTGGACCTGGGCATCGGCATGGTCCACCAGGAGCTCGTTTTCTGCGAGAACCTCTCCGTCGCCGAGAACCTCTGCCTGGGAAATCTGCCGTCCCGGGGCGGGTTCGTCTCCGACCGGAAGATGGAGGAACGCGCGCGTCAGTTGCTGTCGGCGATCGAAGTCGACATGGACGTGGAGACGGCCATCGGTAAACTGCCGGTGGCCCAGCAGCAACTCGTACAGATCGCGGCAGCCCTGGGCAGCGGCGCCCGCGTAATCGTCTTCGACGAGCCAACCAGCAGCCTCTCCCACGTGGAAGCGGAACGGCTTCGGGAGAACATCCGTCATCTCAAGTCCAAGGGGGTGACGTCGATCTACATTTCCCACGACCTGGACGAGATCTTCCGCCTGTGCGACGTCGTGACGGTGCTTCGAGACGGACGGCACGTGGCCACCCGGCCTGTTGCCGAACTCGATCGGCCGGCCCTGATCAACCTCATGATCGGCCGCACCTTCGAGGCCTACTTCCCCTCTCACGTGGACACCGAACCCGGCAAAGAGATGCTGGCCGTGGAAGACCTGTCGAGTCCCGGAAGGTTTGAAGACGTGTCCTTCACGGTGCGGTCCGGGGAGGTACTGGCCCTGGCCGGCCTGGTGGGCGCCGGACGTACCGAGGTGCTGCAGGCCGTGTTCGGGCTGGACCCCATGGCCACCGGCAGGATCAGCGTTTCCGGCCGGTCGGCGAGGATCCGGCATCCGATCGACGCCATGCGGTCGGGCATCGGCCTCGTGCCCGAAGACCGCAAGCGGTTCGGGCTCGTGCTGTCGCTCCGCGTGGATCAGAACATCGGCCTGCCCACCCTGGCCAGCCGGTCCGACTTCGGATGGATCCGCGGCAGCCGGGAGGAAGACCTGGCCCGGGAATATGTGAGAAGGCTGTCGGTGCGGCCCGGCGATGTCCGGTACGACACGGCGGGCCTGTCGGGCGGAAACCAGCAGAAGGTGGTCCTGGCCAAGTGGCTGGCCGCGAACTGCCCGATCCTGCTCATCGACGAACCCACCCGGGGGGTGGATGTGGGCGCCAAGTCGGAGATGCACGCCCTCATCGATCAACTGGCCCATGAGGGCACGGCCATCGTGCTCGTGTCGAGCGAACTGCCCGAGGTGCTCAACCTGTCGACGCGGATCCTCGTGCTGCGTTCCGGGCGTGTGGCCGGAGAACTATCCCGTGATGAAGCGGACCAGGGCGCGGTGATGCGGATGATGGCAGGGGTGTAG
- a CDS encoding substrate-binding domain-containing protein, whose protein sequence is MIPLKKMLRTMYVRTRPIVPAALTRLRAPTRLTMVAMLAAGLSMVAAGCGGTPPPDDNRLVISMIAKSTTNPVFLSSRTGAEAAARELSEAHGVDIVIDWRTPPTEDGQVQAQRIAQAVNEGADVVLISCSDAAKVTGAINDAVDRGVPVMTFDSDAPDSKRFAFFGVDDIKTGGLIMGELAKAMDGKGRVAILAGNQNAPNLRKRVEGVLQKAAEYPEISIVGTFYHIETPQDAAAEVVRVNNAYPDIEGWAMVGGWALFTQTLLTDLDPERMKIISVDALPPQLTYIEQGIVPVLWGQPTYLWGYESVRLIVEKIHLKQDVPVINPLELVHVSQENLGEWAAMLQGWGFTDVPERYLQMDEQPASGD, encoded by the coding sequence ATGATACCCCTGAAAAAGATGCTACGAACGATGTACGTGCGGACCAGGCCGATCGTGCCGGCCGCGCTGACCAGGCTGCGCGCACCGACCAGACTGACCATGGTGGCCATGCTGGCCGCGGGCCTGTCCATGGTTGCGGCCGGTTGCGGCGGAACTCCGCCGCCGGACGACAACCGGCTCGTGATTTCCATGATCGCCAAGAGCACGACCAATCCCGTGTTCCTGTCCTCCCGTACCGGCGCGGAGGCAGCGGCCAGGGAGTTGTCGGAAGCGCACGGCGTCGACATCGTGATCGACTGGCGCACGCCGCCGACGGAGGACGGCCAGGTACAGGCGCAGCGTATCGCACAGGCCGTGAACGAGGGCGCCGATGTGGTCCTGATCTCCTGCTCGGACGCCGCCAAGGTCACGGGCGCCATCAATGACGCGGTGGACCGGGGCGTGCCGGTGATGACCTTCGACAGCGACGCGCCGGATTCAAAGCGCTTCGCCTTCTTCGGAGTGGATGACATCAAGACCGGTGGCCTGATCATGGGGGAACTGGCCAAGGCCATGGACGGCAAGGGTCGCGTAGCCATCCTCGCGGGCAACCAGAACGCGCCGAACCTGCGCAAGCGGGTGGAGGGCGTGCTGCAGAAAGCCGCGGAGTATCCGGAGATTTCGATCGTGGGAACCTTCTATCACATCGAGACCCCCCAGGATGCCGCCGCCGAAGTCGTGCGCGTCAATAACGCCTATCCGGATATCGAGGGATGGGCCATGGTCGGCGGATGGGCGCTCTTCACGCAGACTCTGCTCACCGACCTGGATCCCGAGCGCATGAAGATCATCTCGGTAGATGCGCTGCCGCCCCAGCTGACCTACATCGAACAGGGCATCGTTCCCGTGTTGTGGGGACAGCCGACCTACCTGTGGGGGTACGAATCCGTCCGCCTGATCGTCGAGAAGATCCACCTGAAGCAGGATGTGCCCGTGATCAACCCCCTCGAACTGGTCCACGTGTCCCAGGAGAACCTCGGCGAATGGGCGGCTATGCTCCAGGGCTGGGGATTCACCGACGTGCCCGAACGGTACCTGCAGATGGATGAACAACCCGCCTCGGGCGACTGA